One stretch of Podospora bellae-mahoneyi strain CBS 112042 chromosome 2, whole genome shotgun sequence DNA includes these proteins:
- a CDS encoding hypothetical protein (COG:S; EggNog:ENOG503NZBZ): MSLSPPPGDRLGQLLDDLETASKIPAKRRQTSIKPTVEKTTSLLYDRGALPDDLIRLVDLLTQHNHLDQASLSAITRNLYPLGKVSDEVLLRIVGALGHGHLKPSFPLQSLFLKWLVMVYHLLQNPTILSQTYAVLFNLLDSAAIRPQLCHLLALITRRKHVRPFRIQTILALSRQTGGDPNLTGLLRVFKNYYPEIIVGDITKGRAAAFKHPDVQWRERLNEIQQQHFDRHEDDGTRNGFAVSHALGRRLKGARALVPNVHTLHAHETSVTLEEFDSAEGFVNSLEKIEMPSQLVAVLADPLLQKFLLLRPSQEASQRISNWLMACVGDVASGDTDPSFLLDMVEVIRDYVLSTKELSPVLMEFFQSFLQTWNGLDKRDIVLETLSYLPLLDFTELSPLFTLLQSKLLNNTPQSQLALLTFYTLLLNNWTTRLLSRPTSSLPSQPVTSIPSLLTHVNPLCLTLSQSSPSISTSLAILDFYTATGRIYSSPILLLHIPIAIPPPLLVYNLAFSPSLTVLSRLCSILTVYKIAWETVITKKTSPQQQQRKPSQEEWSQINIFNGFLMDICNNLWRGRAFALAPTSDSGSPDANARGCRIPKSLVPVLDSYLRDLDDDLKLETVFGLSYNPVLCLQSIKFVRGLEEKEMKKGGLLVRHAGPVTQQSLVRLAGRGGVRLSWQEYRAGVLGWLEGEEVGQKGLPGLMYNTMKNLMGTRRGTEGGGGSSFSSLA; the protein is encoded by the exons ATGAGTTTGTCCCCTCCACCAGGCGACCGGCTTGGCCAGCTTTTGGACGACTTGGAAACAG CATCCAAAATCCCGGCCAAACGGCGCCAAACAAGCATCAAACCCACAGTCGAAAAGACCACATCACTTCTCTATGACCGAGGCGCTCTTCCAGATGACCTCATCCGTCTGGTCGACTTGTTAACCCAACACAATCACCTTGACCAGGCCAGTCTGTCGGCAATCACCCGCAACCTCTATCCTTTGGGGAAAGTCAGCGATGAAGTCCTTTTACGAATCGTCGGTGCCTTGGGCCACGGCCACCTCAAGCCATCGTTTCCCCTTCAGAGCCTGTTCCTGAAatggctggtgatggtgtacCACCTGTTGCAGAACCCAACTATCTTGTCACAGACATACGCCGTCTTGTTCAACCTTCTCGATTCTGCTGCCATCAG ACCGCAGCTGTGTCACCTTCTGGCGCTTATCACCAGGCGGAAGCATGTGCGACCATTTAGGATTCAGACCAT ACTGGCTCTTTCGCGACAGACTGGCGGTGACCCCAACTTGACTGGTCTGCTCAGGGTGTTCAAGAACTACTACCCAGAGATTATCGTGGGCGACATCACCAAGGGACGTGCAGCTGCTTTTAAACACCCAGATGTCCAGTGGAGGGAGCGGCTCAACGAGATTCAGCAACAGCATTTCGACCGGCATGAAGACGACGGGACCAGAAACGGCTTTGCTGTCAGTCATGCTTTGGGACGCCGGTTGAAGGGGGCGAGAGCTCTTGTTCCCAACGTTCATACGCTACATGCCCACGAAACCTCGGTGACACTCGAGGAGTTTGACAGTGCCGAGGGGTTTGTCAACAGTCTCGAAAAGATCGAAATGCCCTCGCAGCTGGTTGCCGTCCTTGCAGACCCCTTGCTGCAGAAGTTTTTGTTGCTCCGGCCCAGTCAGGAGGCTTCGCAGCGCATAAGCAACTGGCTGATGGCGTGTGTGGGTGATGTGGCGAGCGGTGATACAGACCCGTCATTCCTACTCGATATGGTAGAGGTGATTCGTGATTATGTCTTGAGTACCAAG GAATTATCTCCCGTTTTGATGGAATTCTTCCAAAGCTTCCTGCAGACATGGAACGGGTTAGACAAACGAGACATAGTCCTCGAGACGTTGAGCTACCTCCCCCTGCTTGACTTTACCG AATtatcccccctcttcaccctcctccaatctaagctcctcaacaacaccccccaatcccagCTCGCCCTCCTAACCTTTtacaccctcctcctaaaCAACTGGACGacccgcctcctctcccgacccacctcctccctcccatcacaaccagtcacctccatcccctccctcctcacccacgTCAACCCCCTCTGCCTAACTCTATCCcaatcctccccttccatctccacctccctcgccatcctaGACTTCTACACCGCCACAGGCAGAATctactcctcccccatcctcctcctccacatccccatcgccatcccccCACCCTTGCTAGTCTACAACCTagccttctccccctccctaacCGTCCTATCCCGCCTCTGCTCCATCCTAACAGTCTATAAAATAGCCTGGGAGACCGTCATAACCAAGAAGACCTcccctcagcaacagcaacgaaAACCATCACAGGAAGAATGGTCCCAGatcaacatcttcaacggcTTCCTGATGGACATCTGCAACAACCTCTGGAGGGGACGTGCATTCGCCCTCGCACCAACATCCGACTCTGGCTCTCCCGACGCCAACGCCAGGGGTTGCCGCATACCGAAATCGCTTGTCCCTGTTTTGGATTCGTATCTCAGAGATCTAGATGATGATTTAAAGCTCGAGACTGTTTTTGGTCTGAGCTACAACCCGGTGCTTTGTCTGCAGAGTATCAAGTTTGTGAGGGGgctggaagaaaaggaaatgAAAAAGGGGGGCCTGTTGGTAAGGCATGCTGGGCCGGTGACGCAGCAGAGTTTGGTGAGGctggctgggagggggggggtgagaCTCAGCTGGCAGGAGTACAGGGCGGGagtgttggggtggttggagggggaggaggtggggcAGAAGGGGTTGCCGGGGTTGATGTATAACACCATGAAGAATTTGATGGGGACTAGACGGGGgacggagggagggggagggagttcGTTTTCCTCGCTGGCGTAG
- the TSC2 gene encoding Tuberous sclerosis 2-like protein (COG:D; COG:T; EggNog:ENOG503NW6I) gives MLRRLASLGHSASEDQLPMSPSPGDDQPSERITGGLAGVFKGLAGGSRLTKSPPPSLQSLGSIAAAQAQPSPSTKHADDNPLPTALRGLAPEQVEQYVKLKNRNGHLNERIAAATSLRYAIRDFPLNPVLDIWYAGKDLINENYPQNARQIGWELLTECVKYTAASELERREYFETLTAPANRADFHLQLAALEDLTTKGRNITGFPYDIFPLLISWLHQTYQIVRKARRRALRGNGGSSKGKSASAGEDKNFSQLFVLLRDVIKFNFKFARDPVVGDLMSELLNICRKTASEDDLIACINVIEALVTFGTIPNGKLKDCIKVLGTIHQQLPHLQKQSWHTISIICRSHHGQSTVRILLDILRTYAALDDKEKEQELNREIRGALSVLKKLLHKSAEKGYPPVSLALLVDGLANVARSSNTKIAADTLQLINSLFDDARNNISSMVRDEHWSSIFEVAAQCGTQAVPFTAPDSESLLSPRQVPEAEDPVTGQLRRLITRIENLLTQTSDLLQRDECMQFLTQVYLALPDSAAGLVIAYFKDHRSCFPSDVEWKKNLDIIMDGFFLAQHRDPLTRLHALEIIIEVYDFLSLTQDLMEEDALGDLVRRLLSGMSEETNTLVLQDTVTFLVKVSQTADGSLFDDIIGGLREVVAKEMSRSPLALLASPKSSSFPPGQTVYFANQSLSNVVTRGYVQIFIRTLNTDGSKASKAFAALVHIARSNSCEVDARLTAMKMLFRLRADAEYQIYITTQVENESLAGLLYRTEASLARKLAEDAAHPSRLPRAEPATRPSRGMSFTQGQAGEKGLPSRQTHTPRPVVHQNQRLWSVPDADALPESLPERPSWLLISYRDENDAIGAELGSTGRAVLNMGAWLEAMISLFHNGCDWEVYSFVLAHLPAQLSNHPIFRGAIPHIHEIRRFFCEMIKTGNFQEPPLSSGLRRSDVSNCLFHSLAMILSYHEHFQKMDEDDIVRTFTHGISDKTAKTCIHALQVCCHELPLSVSKALVTILQKMSQVITQPLVAIHILEFLACLSRLPSLYSNFREDEYRIIFGICARYLQSVRDKKQHAARPSHLSEPSTPSIVVAHHPEMLGHQAANDDLPQYVYALAYHVITFWFLAVKLPDRPSHINWIAKNLFVDSDGRATNEEQAQVTLDFMQRVAFSDACDSAQDPLFTEEFYGEIQKRRWIIGNSIVTIRQAKETGWAEITRRYPSGTSSFAIRVEFSPMPNQPAADLSDASAWEGRFQHGITIFPSHLLMQLLAPMPQMYDPAIRPIPLPDDDNVNRAIRIFDRNSTVDGHKVGVIYVGEGQTKETEILANTIGSPEYLEFLKGLGVLTKLKGATFNTQGLDREYDTDGQYTYCWRDRVTEIVYHVTTQMPTNLERDPQCNHKKKHIGNDYVSIVWNESGLPFKFDTFPSQFNYVYIVITPAPRRTFSFMREMAQKRHDGEAQQVFPFFKVQVMNRPGFPEISPVAEPKLVSLKALPRFVRLIALNASVFSLVWSQREGGEHVSSWRNRLQEINRLRERYGPKSAHYGHSAGSTGLATATATAGGLPLINSSAPVSGTQSGLGGASAGAVGPGGMLSDYSIGGGGGPSGINSAGSRPASGNIRDSFSSLRRSSVATFFTSNTAATGLSGGTSGAATGTGMGSGNDGSHRSSMLSTAASSIMMTDHGVHHHGQGGNGDTEALVDAVDFSKWT, from the exons ATGTTGCGCCGACTAGCGTCTCTAGGCCACTCGGCCTCGGAGGACCAGCTACCCATGTCCCCCTCTCCCGGAGACGATCAGCCCTCGGAGAGGATCACCGGAGGCCTTGCCGGTGTCTTTAAGGGACTGGCCGGCGGCAGCAGGCTTacaaaatcaccaccaccttcacttCAGTCCCTGGGTTCCATCGCCGCTGCCCAGGCACAGCCTTCACCGTCGACGAAACATGCCGATGACAACCCACTCCCGACGGCCCTTCGAGGGCTTGCCCCTGAACAGGTTGAGCAATATGTAAAGTTGAAGAATAGGAACGGTCATCTGAATGAGAGGATAGCTGCGGCAACTTCGCTTCGTTACGCAATAAGGGATTTTCCACTGAATCCT GTACTCGACATATGGTACGCCGGCAAAGACCTGATCAACGAAAACTATCCACAAAACGCCCGACAGATTGGATGGGAGCTTCTTACCGAGTGCGTAAAGTACACAGCTGCCAGCGAGCTGGAGCGCCGCGAGTATTTTGAAACCCTCACAGCACCTGCGAACCGAGCAGACTTTCACCTTCAGCTCGCTGCTCTAGAAGATCTCACTACAAAAGGTCGCAATATCACCGGGTTCCCGTACGACATATTCCCGTTACTTATTTCCTGGCTACACCAGACATACCAAATCGTCAGAAAGGCTCGTAGAAGGGCACTGCGAGGGAATGGGGGGTCTAGCAAAGGGAAATCAGCCTCAGCAGGCGAAGATAAGAACTTCTCCCAGCTGTTTGTGCTTCTGAGGGACGTGATCAAATTCAACTTCAAGTTCGCCAGGGACCCAGTGGTTGGGGATTTGATGAGCGAGCTGCTCAATATTTGTAGAAAAACGGCATCGGAGGATGATTTGATAGCATGCATCAACGTGATCGAAGCGCTCGTCACGTTCGGGACCATTCCAAACGGCAAGCTCAAAGACTGTATCAAAGTCCTCGGAACGATACACCAACAGTTGCCTCACCTGCAGAAACAGTCATGGCACACCATCTCCATTATTTGCAGATCGCATCATGGGCAGTCCACGGTCAGGATATTGCTGGACATTCTGCGAACTTATGCGGCCCTAgacgacaaggagaaggagcaggagttgaACAGAGAGATTCGAGGCGCCCTTTCGGTACTGAAGAAGCTCCTTCACAAATCGGCCGAAAAGGGGTACCCCCCTGTGTCTCTTGCGCTTCTGGTGGACGGCCTGGCCAATGTTGCTAGgtccagcaacaccaaaatAGCCGCTGATACTCTGCAGTTAATCAACTCATTATTCGACGACGCGCGCAACAACATCAGTTCGATGGTCAGAGACGAGCACTGGTCCTCCATCTTCGAGGTTGCTGCCCAGTGTGGGACACAGGCAGTCCCCTTCACGGCCCCAGATTCGGAATCACTCCTTTCGCCGCGGCAAGTACCAGAAGCCGAGGACCCCGTTACCGGGCAGCTGAGACGCCTCATCACCCGCATCGAAAACCTACTCACCCAAACGTCCGACCTGCTGCAACGAGATGAGTGCATGCAATTCCTGACCCAGGTGTACTTGGCCCTTCCAGATTCTGCTGCGGGTCTCGTCATCGCCTACTTCAAGGATCACAGGAGCTGCTTCCCATCAGACGTggagtggaagaagaatCTTGACATAATCATGGATGGCTTTTTCCTGGCCCAACACCGGGATCCGCTGACGCGGTTGCACGCTTTGGAAATCATCATCGAAGTCTACgactttctctctctcacacaaGATCTCATGGAAGAGGACGCTCTTGGCGACCTCGTGCGCCGGCTGCTCTCTGGTATGAGCGAAGAAACGAACACACTAGTTCTTCAGGACACGGTTACGTTCCTCGTTAAGGTCTCGCAAACTGCAGATGGCAGTCTTTTTGATGACATCATAGGAGGtctgagggaggtggttgcaAAGGAAATGTCCAGGTCACCCTTGGCTTTGTTGGCGTCGCCAAAGTCCAGTTCCTTCCCTCCAGGTCAGACCGTTTACTTTGCGAACCAGAGCCTCTCCAACGTTGTCACCAGAGGTTACGTTCAGATTTTCATCCGAACACTCAACACCGATGGCTCCAAAGCATCCAAGGCTTTTGCTGCCCTGGTTCACATTGCCCGGTCTAATTCATGTGAGGTTGATGCTCGGCTGACGGCCATGAAGATGCTCTTTCGACTTCGAGCAGATGCGGAATATCAAATATATATCACCACGCAGGTTGAGAATGAAAGCCTTGCAGGCTTGCTTTACAGGACGGAAGCGTCACTTGCAAGAAAGCTGGCCGAGGATGCCGCACATCCATCTAGGCTGCCAAGGGCTGAGCCAGCAACACGGCCGTCTCGTGGTATGTCGTTTACCCAGGGGCAGGCAGGAGAGAAAGGGCTTCCTTCACGGCAAACACATACCCCAAGGCCCGTAGTCCATCAGAATCAAAGATTATGGTCGGTCCCCGATGCAGATGCTCTACCTGAGAGCCTCCCTGAGAGACCGAGCTGGTTACTTATTTCCTACCGAGACGAGAATGATGCTATTGGAGCCGAGTTGGGCTCTACAGGAAGGGCAGTACTGAATATGGGTGCTTGGCTGGAAGCGATGATCAGCCTCTTCCACAACGGTTGTGACTGGGAGGTTTACAGCTTTGTTCTGGCACACCTTCCCGCCCAACTCAGCAATCATCCCATCTTCAGGGGCGCGATCCCTCACATCCACGAGATTCGACGGTTCTTTTGCGAAATGATCAAGACCGGCAACTTTCAAGAGCCCCCCCTTTCGTCAGGCTTGCGGCGAAGTGATGTGAGCAACTGTCTGTTTCACTCGCTGGCCATGATTCTCAGTTATCATGAGCACTTCCAAAAgatggacgaggacgatATTGTCAGGACTTTTACGCATGGCATCTCGGACAAGACAGCAAAGACATGCATCCACGCTTTGCAAGTGTGCTGCCACGAGCTACCTCTTTCTGTCAGCAAAGCTCTTGTGACGATTCTGCAAAAGATGTCGCAAGTCATCACACAGCCCCTTGTCGCCATACACATTCTTGAGTTTCTGGCGTGCCTCAGTCGCCTGCCGTCGTTGTATTCCAACTTTCGAGAGGATGAGTATCGCATCATCTTCGGCATCTGCGCCAGATACTTGCAGTCAGTACGCGACAAGAAACAACATGCCGCACGCCCTAGTCATTTGAGCGAGCCGTCAACGCCCAGTATTGTTGTAGCACACCACCCAGAGATGCTCGGCCACCAAGCTGCCAACGATGATCTGCCACAGTACGTGTATGCTCTGGCATACCATGTCATTACTTTCTGGTTCCTTGCGGTCAAGCTGCCCGATCGACCGAGTCACATCAACTGGATTGCCAAGAACCTGTTTGTAGATTCGGATGGCAGGGCCACAAACGAGGAACAGGCACAGGTCACACTTGACTTCATGCAGCGTGTGGCTTTTTCGGATGCTTGCGATTCGGCTCAGGATCCCCTCTTCACCGAGGAGTTCTACGGCGAGATTCAGAAGAGGCGCTGGATCATCGGAAACAGCATCGTCACCATTCGGCAGGCTAAAGAAACGGGCTGGGCTGAGATTACTCGACGATATCCGTCGGGCACATCGTCGTTCGCCATCCGTGTCGAATTCTCCCCCATGCCAAATCAGCCAGCTGCGGACCTATCTGATGCGTCGGCTTGGGAAGGACGCTTCCAGCACGGTATCACCATCTTTCCCAGCCATCTGCTGATGCAGCTGCTCGCACCAATGCCTCAAATGTACGATCCCGCCATTCGACCCATTCCGTTACCGGACGACGACAATGTGAACCGAGCCATCCGTATCTTTGACAGGAATTCCACCGTCGACGGGCACAAAGTCGGTGTTATTTATGTTGGCGAGGGACAGACAAAGGAGACCGAGATCCTCGCCAACACGATAGGCTCGCCAGAATACCTCGAGTTTCTCAAGGGGTTGGGCGTGCTGACGAAGCTGAAGGGGGCCACATTCAACACCCAAGGCTTGGACCGCGAGTACGACACCGACGGCCAGTATACCTACTGCTGGCGCGACCGCGTCACCGAGATTGTCTACCATGTCACCACACAGATGCCCACCAATCTGGAGCGTGACCCGCAGTGCAAccacaagaagaagcacatTGGCAACGACTATGTCAGCATTGTCTGGAACGAATCTGGCTTGCCGTTCAAATTCGACACCTTTCCCTCCCAGTTCAACTACGTCTACATTGTCATCACCCCCGCACCGCGGCGGACGTTTTCATTCATGAGAGAGATGGCACAAAAGCGGCATGACGGAGAAGCTCAGCAGgttttccccttcttcaaggTTCAAGTCATGAACCGGCCCGGCTTCCCAGAAATCTCCCCAGTCGCCGAGCCAAAGCTTGTCAGCTTGAAGGCACTCCCTCGCTTCGTCAGACTGATAGCCCTCAACGCATCCGTGTTTTCTCTTGTGTGGTCTCAACGCGAAGGTGGCGAGCATGTTTCGTCATGGAGGAACCGTCTTCAGGAGATCAATCGACTACGCGAGCGATACGGTCCTAAGAGTGCGCACTATGGGCACTCTGCCGGGTCGACTGGTTTGGCTACTGCCACCGCTACTGCCGGTGGCTTACCgctcatcaacagcagcgccCCCGTGTCAGGAACGCAGAGCGGGCTCGGCGGTGCAAGTGCCGGCGCTGTCGGGCCGGGGGGTATGCTGTCGGACTATAGcattggcggcggcggcggtccCTCTGGTATCAACAGTGCAGGCAGCAGACCGGCGAGCGGGAATATTCGTGACAGCTTTAGCAGCTTGCGTAGGTCGTCGGTTGCGACGTTTTTTACGAGTAACACTGCTGCTACGGGGTTGAGTGGGGGGACTTCTGGGGCTGCGACagggacggggatggggagcGGGAATGATGGGTCGCATCGGTCGAGCATGTTGAGCACTGCGGCAAGTTCTATTATGATGACGGATCATGGGGTGCATCACCATGGGCagggtgggaatggggatACGGAGGCGCTGGTGGATGCGGTGGATTTTTCGAAGTGGACTTGA
- a CDS encoding hypothetical protein (COG:G; EggNog:ENOG503P7AH) produces the protein MSPPEPSATDLDPTSPVPMDLSKHRVTTVMQDSHSYLPLSKPLKDGDLLLLLTPGIIPDLGSSKMNSETPLTSDPFESLGKALAKHHPWVRHVPYLPRYGITGTHVVHIRLATAIIFVLSGPPVHGQPSQVALAEITRSICENRPHVIVACCDARELGPIEKSFPAIVQVPSLDPSDLEAAADVIFGETKKRPPSTGPNLQNLVLAPKAWSVEVWNGPRDMDASYELWCRCFPDNFHLSRFLFQALLRRDGWAMHYVVREPGTSQLLGFCATYTTYAGAEEERLVGSVAALLVRPAYRKRGIGLSLHNHALRQLTKTRGVCRLQLGSTFPRLLYGLPMDSPVEDWFGRRNWPVLTQLPGPGTGQEACDWLLKFADWPIPTVLPPGPVFRQCEFHEFDMVLTLVESESRRRDNVGWYDQYAKLANSMNIRDIVIGLDAAGTMVAAALTYVKNTGSPVAEDLPWTNMIGDDVGGVTCVCIADSGRRGAVMVRLLDSCIQLLAEQGMTQLFMDAVKGGDEEFPSMGFNKWARYRDVWRDI, from the exons ATGAGTCCTCCCGAACCCTCAGCAACTGACCTTGACCCTACCTCTCCTGTTCCAATGGACCTCAGCAAGCACCGGGTGACTACGGTCATGCAAGATTCGCATTCCTATCTGCCACTATCAAAACCACTCAAGGATGGCGACCTCCTGTTGCTACTCACACCTGGAATCATACCGGATCTTGGGAGTTCGAAAATGAATTCAGAGACACCACTTACCAGTGACCCTTTCGAATCCCTAGGCAAGGCATTGGCGAAGCATCATCCCTGGGTTCGGCATGTGCCCTACCTACCACGCTACGGTATCACCGGCACACATGTTGTGCACATCAGGCTAGCCACGGCGATCATTTTCGTCCTCTCAGGTCCACCTGTCCATGGTCAGCCCTCGCAAGTGGCACTCGCCGAGATCACACGAAGTATCTGCGAGAACCGACCACATGTCATCGTGGCCTGCTGCGACGCCCGAGAGCTGGGGCCCATCGAAAAGTCGTTCCCGGCGATAGTGCAGGTACCCAGCCTCGACCCGTCCGATCTTGAAGCAGCGGCAGACGTCATATTCGGAGAGACCAAAAAGCGGCCACCATCAACCGGTCCTAACCTGCAGAATCTGGTCCTCGCCCCAAAGGCCTGGTCGGTCGAGGTATGGAACGGGCCCCGGGACATGGATGCGTCGTATGAGCTCTGGTGCCGGTGCTTCCCAGACAACTTCCACCTGAGCCGCTTCTTGTTCCAGGCGCTGCTGCGACGGGATGGGTGGGCGATGCATTATGTGGTTCGTGAGCCGGGGACCTCCCAGCTGCTCGGGTTTTGTGCGACGTATACAACTTATGCCGGGGCTGAGGAGGAACGCCTGGTCGGGTCCGTGGCTGCCTTGCTTGTGCGCCCGGCGTACCGGAAACGAGGCATCGGGTTGAGCTTGCACAACCATGCGCTGAGGCAGCTTACAAAGACACGTGGTGTGTGCCGGTTACAGCTTGGGAGCACGTTTCCTCGGCTGTTGTATGGGCTTCCGATGGACTCACCGGTGGAGGATTGGTTTGGGCGACGCAACTGGCCTGTTCTTACCCAGTTACCGGGCCCGGGGACAGGGCAAGAGGCGTGCGACTGGCTGCTGAAGTTTGCGGATTGGCCTATTCCAACCGTGTTGCCACCGGGGCCGGTGTTCCGCCAGTGCGAATTTCATGAGTTCGACATGGTGTTGACGCTGGTAGAGTCGGAGTCTAGGAGGAGGGACAATGTGGGCTGGTACGACCAGTATGCCAAGCTGGCGAACTCGATGAACATCCGCGACATTGTTATCGGACTGGACGCAGCCGGCACGATGGTTGCCGCGGCTTTGACATATGTCAAGAACACGGGGAGTCCGGTGGCTGAGGATCTGCCTTGGACCAACATGAttggggatgatgttggcggGGTAACGTGCGTTTGCATTGCAG ATTCAGGTCGGCGGGGCGCTGTGATGGTCAGACTATTAGACAGCTGCATTCAGCTGCTTGCTGAGCAGGGGATGACACAGCTGTTTATGGACGCCGTCAAgggtggcgatgaggagtTCCCATCTATGG GCTTCAACAAATGGGCAAGATACAGAGATGTGTGGCGGGATATCTAA